A stretch of the Medicago truncatula cultivar Jemalong A17 chromosome 5, MtrunA17r5.0-ANR, whole genome shotgun sequence genome encodes the following:
- the LOC11431596 gene encoding root phototropism protein 2 has protein sequence MENPNPSRLSLAMERTGQWIFSQEIPSDVIVTIGEATYSLHKFMLVAKSNYIRKLIMESNESELTRLDLSDIPGGQEAFEKAAKFCYGVNFEITVNNVASLHCAAMFLQMTDEYCDGNLAGRTEGFLSQVALTTLSGAAVVLKSCRQLIPVADELNIVKRCVDAVSSKVCNEANFPSRSPPNWWTEELAVLDVESFGKVITAMKQRGAKYLTLAGALIAYTERTLRELVRDQTGGGSGGGGKFRSSDSTDSDSETKSEQREILQSIVPLFPSEKAAFPINFLCCLLRCAIYLRASSACKRELEKRIAEILEHVTVNDLLVLSFTYDGERLLDLDSIRRIISAFVEKEKSTTVFNAGSTFGENCSAAMQRVAKTVDAYLAEIASYGELTISKFNGIAILIPKGARKLDDDLYRAVDIYLKVHTNLDELEKEKVCSVMDALKLSYEARVHASQNKRLPVQIVLHALYYDQLKIRSGATAERDAEDRNQLQTDVTLVRENEELRTELIRMKMYVSDLQKNGHGGTTSSSEVGKEVKKSTFFSSVSKKLGKLNPFKNGSKDTSHIEDVGVDLTKPRRRRFSIS, from the exons atggagaatcctaATCCAAGTAGACTCTCCCTTGCCATGGAGAGAACAGGACAATG GATTTTCTCTCAAGAAATCCCAAGTGATGTTATAGTTACAATTGGAGAAGCTACTTATTCTCTCCACAAG TTCATGCTGGTGGCAAAGAGCAACTACATCAGAAAGCTGATAATGGAATCAAACGAATCCGAACTCACCAGATTAGACCTCTCCGACATCCCCGGcggccaagaagcttttgagaAAGCAGCTAAATTCTGTTACGGCGTCAACTTCGAGATAACCGTCAACAACGTCGCGTCGTTGCACTGCGCCGCGATGTTCCTTCAGATGACCGACGAATATTGCGACGGAAACCTCGCCGGAAGAACTGAAGGTTTTCTATCTCAGGTCGCATTAACAACTCTTTCCGGCGCTGCAGTCGTTCTAAAGTCATGCCGTCAGCTTATCCCCGTCGCCGACGAGCTAAACATCGTCAAACGCTGTGTTGACGCTGTCAGCTCAAAGGTCTGCAATGAAGCAAACTTCCCTAGCCGATCACCTCCGAATTGGTGGACGGAGGAGCTCGCCGTTCTTGACGTTGAATCCTTCGGAAAAGTGATCACCGCAATGAAACAACGTGGCGCGAAATACCTAACTCTCGCCGGGGCGTTGATTGCATACACAGAACGCACGCTCCGGGAGCTTGTACGTGATCAAACCGGTGGTGGAAGTGGTGGTGGAGGAAAATTCCGGTCATCTGATTCAACAGATTCCGATTCAGAAACAAAATCCGAACAACGTGAGATTCTACAATCCATCGTCCCTCTCTTTCCGTCGGAGAAAGCTGCTTTTCCGATCAACTTCCTCTGCTGTCTTCTCCGTTGTGCTATCTACCTACGCGCCTCAAGCGCGTGCAAGCGCGAACTCGAGAAGCGAATAGCTGAAATTCTGGAACACGTAACAGTGAACGATCTCTTGGTTCTGTCATTCACCTACGACGGCGAGAGGCTTCTGGATCTTGATAGCATTCGGAGAATCATCTCGGCATTCGTCGAAAAGGAGAAAAGCACCACGGTGTTCAACGCCGGTAGCACGTTCGGAGAAAACTGCTCTGCCGCCATGCAGCGTGTGGCAAAAACAGTCGACGCATACCTCGCCGAGATTGCTTCCTACGGAGAACTCACCATTTCGAAGTTCAACGGTATTGCCATTCTCATTCCAAAAGGCGCGCGAAAACTTGATGATGATCTTTACCGTGCTGTCGATATTTATCTTAAG GTACACACCAACCTTGATGAGTTAGAGAAGGAGAAAGTGTGCAGTGTGATGGATGCTCTTAAACTTTCATATGAGGCGCGTGTTCACGCGTCTCAGAACAAACGATTACCAGTGCAAATCGTGCTACACGCGTTATATTACGATCAATTAAAGATAAGAAGCGGGGCAACAGCAGAACGTGACGCAGAAGATAGGAATCAGTTACAAACAGATGTAACTTTGGTGAGAGAGAACGAGGAGTTGCGAACGGAACTGATTAGAATGAAAATGTATGTTTCAGATTTGCAAAAGAACGGTCACGGCGGAACAACGTCGTCTTCTGAAGTTGGAAAGGAAGTCAAAAAGTCGACATTCTTTTCGTCCGTGTCAAAGAAATTAGGTAAGCTGAATCCGTTCAAGAATGGTTCTAAAGATACGTCTCATATTGAGGATGTTGGTGTGGATTTGACAAAGCCTAGAAGGAGAAGGTTCTCCATTTCatag